Within Limisalsivibrio acetivorans, the genomic segment TCGCCCCTTTCGATTCCGTTAATCTTCATCCGGGTTTTTTCATAAACCTTGACCACTGAGCCATCAATTAATGAAACTTCGGCGTACCCTTTTCTTTTGGTACGCAGAAGATCCTTTACCACAAGCTCTGCGCCTGTTCTTGCTCTCTTGCCCATGACTTCCTGATCATGCAGAATCTCCACACGCCCCTGGAGGTCGCTGACCTCTCCGGCCCTGTCGGCTGAAAAAGCAGGAATAGCCAGCATAGTAGCTAAAAGTGTGTATATAAGGAGTCTCATACTTTTTTACCTCCTAGAAGCTGTAGTTTACGCCGACTTCAAAGACGTGCTTGGTGTAATCGTTAATATCGTCATCGGAGTCGTTGCTGTTAAATGTGTATCCGCCATTAAAGAAAACAGACTCGTTCAGCTTGTAGATCAATGTTGCGCTTAAGCTGTTGTATCTGTCGGAGCGGTCGAGATTGTCATAATCGTAGAGGATCGTATCGAAAACAGCCTGGGCGTTGATGCTTCTGGTTATCCTTGCGGCAAGGCTTAGCTTCAGCTCAGTCTGTGTGTTTTCTCTGTATTCGCCGTCCGTATCCTCCTTTGCGAGGTAGCCTGTGAGCTCGGCAATAAACTTGCCGCCGAAGGCTCTGGAAACCCCTAAGCCACCCTTGTAGAGTTTTCCATCCCTGTTATAATCCTCGGGGACGTCTGAGTGGTAGTCCTTAACAGATAGCCTGAGTGGGAGCATAAACTTCCATGAGTCCATCTTATATGTACCCTTTGCCTCAATGCTGAAGACATCGGAGTATTCATCTCCGTCCAGGTAGGTTTTAGCGTAGCTGAGCTTGGGCAGGAGGAGCTCGAAGCTGTCGTATCTCTTATAGAAAGAGCCATAGAACTTATGGCTGCTGGCGTTGTATTCCTCAACGCTGTGGTTCCATGACTTGTAGTTTGTCATCCCTGCTCTGATTTCATCGTAGGCGTAGTCATAGAAGTTCAAGCGGAGATCTGCGATTATGTAGGTCCTGAAGCTGTCCTCTTCGGAAACATTCTCAACCTTGTCCTCATCAACGGCAGTAACGTTTGTGTCATACTGCTCGCCGAGTCCTATGAGACCGGAAAATAACCTTTTCTTTTTGGCCAGCTCTTCCTTTTTCTCGGCGGTGAAGGGTGATTCACCCATGTTTCCATAGGCCTTTTCCGCACAGCCGAAACGTTTATTGGCTGAGCATATCTCAGCTATGAAATACTGAGCTTTCCTGTAGAGTTCAGGGTAGGGCTCTTTTGAAACGTAACGGAAGTTTGAGAGTGCTGTCTGGAGTTTCCCTTCTTTGATTGCTATTACACCACTGCGGTAACGATACCTGTCATCCTTTTGAGGAATATTTGAAAGTGCCTCTTTGGCTGACTCAAGCTCACCTGTATTGGTGTAAATATCTGTGATTTGATAGGAGACCTCGGGGTCATCCTCCTTTTCAAGGTATGACTTAAAGTTATTAAGGGCCCCCTCAAGGTTGCCCATGCTGTACAGTGCTATACCCTTATACTTGGCAAGGCGGTTA encodes:
- a CDS encoding outer membrane beta-barrel protein; translated protein: MYFKRAAKICLAASVLLTASLAYAAYYPVAGEYSPAYERVFSKIKAGECSGMDSELSNLEEKEGVSPDLYLAICYFEKGDQDEGYKTINRMVENEEYDEALYVLNEIEGKSYRDNRLAKYKGIALYSMGNLEGALNNFKSYLEKEDDPEVSYQITDIYTNTGELESAKEALSNIPQKDDRYRYRSGVIAIKEGKLQTALSNFRYVSKEPYPELYRKAQYFIAEICSANKRFGCAEKAYGNMGESPFTAEKKEELAKKKRLFSGLIGLGEQYDTNVTAVDEDKVENVSEEDSFRTYIIADLRLNFYDYAYDEIRAGMTNYKSWNHSVEEYNASSHKFYGSFYKRYDSFELLLPKLSYAKTYLDGDEYSDVFSIEAKGTYKMDSWKFMLPLRLSVKDYHSDVPEDYNRDGKLYKGGLGVSRAFGGKFIAELTGYLAKEDTDGEYRENTQTELKLSLAARITRSINAQAVFDTILYDYDNLDRSDRYNSLSATLIYKLNESVFFNGGYTFNSNDSDDDINDYTKHVFEVGVNYSF